The Papaver somniferum cultivar HN1 chromosome 3, ASM357369v1, whole genome shotgun sequence genome includes a region encoding these proteins:
- the LOC113356003 gene encoding hsp70-Hsp90 organizing protein 3-like, giving the protein MAEEAKAKGNAAFSSGNFTEAIKCFTQAIELAPTNHVLYSNRSAAYASLHQYAEALTDAEKTVEIKPDWSKGYSRLGAAQIGLGNFDEAISAYKKGLEIDPNNEGLKSGLSDAQASATSKSRSSSNPFGKIFDRPDLWAKLMADPSTRMYLQQPDFVQMIQNIQKNPDMVNLYMNDQRMMAVLGVLLNINMRTANPDEMMEKDGDMGFKAAESESKILPERKQPPPPKPKQKEPEPESMDIPDEEKEAMEKKKESLKEKELGTAAYKKKDFETAVEHYTRAMELNDEDISFITNRAAVYLEMGKYEECIKDCDRAVERGRELRSDYKMIARALTRKGAAFVKMAKTSQDYAPAIEAFQKALTEHRNPDTLKKLNEAEKAKKDLEQQEYFDPKLADEEREKGNDFFKQQKYPEAVSHYTEALRRNPKDPKVYSNRAACYTKLGALPEGLKDAEKCIELDPTFPKGYTRKGAIQFFMKEYDKALETYQEGLKHDQNNQELMDGVRRCVAQINKTNRGDISADDLKERQAKAMQDPEIQNILSDPVMRQVLSDFQENPNAAQSHLKSPEVMEKIQKLVSAGIVQIK; this is encoded by the exons ATGGCGGAAGAAGCGAAAGCGAAAGGAAACGCCGCTTTCTCAAGCGGCAATTTCACAGAAGCAATCAAGTGTTTCACACAAGCAATCGAATTAGCACCAACAAATCATGTCTTATACTCAAACAGATCAGCAGCATACGCATCGCTTCATCAATACGCCGAAGCTTTAACAGATGCTGAGAAAACTGTTGAAATTAAACCAGATTGGAGTAAAGGGTATAGCAGATTAGGTGCTGCTCAAATTGGTTTGGGTAATTTTGATGAAGCTATTTCAGCTTATAAGAAAGGTTTAGAAATTGATCCAAACAATGAAGGTTTGAAATCTGGTTTATCTGATGCACAAGCTTCTGCTACGTCTAAATCGAGATCGAGTTCGAATCCGTTTGGTAAGATTTTTGATAGACCTGATTTATGGGCTAAGTTGATGGCTGATCCATCAACGAGGATGTATTTGCAACAGCCTGATTTTGTTCAGATGATACAGAATATTCAGAAGAATCCTGATATGGTGAATTTGTATATGAATGATCAAAGAATGATGGCTGTTCTTGGGgttttgttgaatattaatatgaGAACGGCTAACCCTGATGAGATGATGGAGAAGGATGGTGATATGGGATTTAAGGCTGCTGAGTCCGAGTCCAAGATTCTGCCTGAGAGGAAGCAGCCGCCGCCTCCAAAACCAAAACAGAAGGAGCCTGAGCCGGAGTCCATGGATATTCCTGATGAGGAGAAAGAAGCTATGGAGAAGAAAAAAGAGTCCTTGAAAGAGAAGGAACTCGGTACTGCTGCTTATAAGAAGAAAGATTTTGAGACTGCTGTTGAGCATTACACAAGAGCTATGGAGCTTAATGATGAAGATATTTCTTTTATTACCAATAGAGCTGCTGTGTACTTGGAGATGGGCAAG TATGAAGAATGCATCAAGGATTGTGACAGAGCTGTTGAGAGAGGAAGGGAACTCCGCTCTGACTATAAGATGATTGCAAGGGCGTTGACTAGGAAGGGGGCTGCTTTTGTGAAGATGGCAAAAACCTCACAGGACTATGCTCCAGCAATTGAGGCTTTCCAGAAAGCTCTTACTGAGCATCGCAATCCTGATACACTGAAAAAGCTTAATGAGGCCGAGAAAGCCAAGAAGGATTTGGAGCAGCAAGAATATTTTGACCCTAAGTTAGCTGATGAAGAGCGTGAAAAAG GTAATGACTTTTTCAAGCAGCAAAAGTACCCCGAGGCTGTAAGTCACTATACAGAAGCCTTGAGAAGGAATCCCAAAGACCCAAAG GTATATAGCAACAGAGCAGCATGTTACACCAAGCTAGGAGCCCTACCCGAGGGTCTGAAGGATGCGGAAAAGTGCATTGAACTTGATCCAACATTCCCCAAGGGTTACACCAGGAAAGGAGCAATCCAGTTCTTCATGAAGGAATATGACAAAGCACTAGAGACATACCAAGAAGGACTAAAACATGACCAAAATAACCAGGAATTGATGGATGGTGTAAGAAG ATGTGTGGCACAAATTAACAAAACGAACCGCGGTGATATCAGTGCTGATGATTTGAAGGAGAGACAG GCCAAGGCTATGCAGGATCCAGAGATCCAGAACATTCTATCTGATCCAGTCATGAGACAG GTGCTGAGTGACTTCCAAGAGAACCCTAATGCTGCACAAAGTCATCTGAAGAGCCCTGAGGTCATGGAAAAGATCCAGAAGCTGGTCAGTGCAGGGATCGTTCAGATCAAGTAA